A stretch of the Esox lucius isolate fEsoLuc1 chromosome 2, fEsoLuc1.pri, whole genome shotgun sequence genome encodes the following:
- the LOC117592798 gene encoding intestinal mucin-like protein, with amino-acid sequence MEVNNVCGGDDESIKNIIAAGYHICSTPEAVECRSKQFPSLTISQLGQDVTCDSSIGLICNNNEQGLQQTCFDYEIRVKCCEFVCTTPTSTTITTTGPKTTTHKPSSTSTSTAPGTTKTTTHTPTTTQTTTSQPPTTSFTIITGTITNPKTEPIICFCHYEQKYFTVGSVVYNVSDHDGWCYIGVCNDSCLVESISTHCGTTPSTTPKTTHLPTISQTTEIPTTSQQKNCDHDIPPRKNGDVWVYNKCTNATCVNGTVIYEHVHCKTPKEITCENNQPAVKVYDDSGCCFDYVCQCICYGWGDPHYVTFDGTYYGFQGNCSYILVKEILPKYNFSVVIDNFYCDARDGLSCPQSLTVYYQSYEIFMTKKDVDGVFTNLNYVNGKQIIPAYQTKDFRITDNGIETLVVIPTIDAKISFTGMMFAIYLPWNIFSYNTEGQCGTCDNNRTDDCLLPNGTIDSSCPDMAHYWHVADQNNSQCNPPPVIVPTKPPACVPSICDVIESDVFEQCHGLVDHRPFVEGCHFDVCHIGEITIGCTSIQAYADECAHAGVCIDWRISTNGTCDFTCPKHKVYQACGPQVEPTCNVGYNVKFIQTHNEFSKMEDIRWGGCYCPPGTILKSPSSNTCISNCDICILPNGEWKEANDTWVSGCQECVCDENLLEIQCNQLPCEQQPALTCNQEGEVVVVETVNCCPQEKCECDTKRCSSSNLTCSVGFERDMTMGPCCPIYQCVPKDVCVSNNTEYQPGANVPMGNCQTCVCGDKVDATTNQRIIECKPTECDHTCPQGYEYQAMSEQCGGKCVQTSCVVRLRDNTTHTIQPGSIWTPPGDKCLRFECVKIIDQLITMEVQTVCPDFNSEDCIPGTEVIAPDNCCHHCTSKTKSCSVTNSKVFLFKNGCKSVNEVEITTCGGSCGTYAMYSPEANTMERSCSCCLEVSTTKKEVEMICPDGTKFNHSYLHIENCGCQRTACGTPEVTPVTSLNAG; translated from the exons ATGGAGGTCAACAATGTGTGTG GTGGAGATGATGAATCCATAAAGAATATAATTGCTGCTGGTTATCACATTTGCTCAACGCCAGAGGCAGTTGAATGCAGGTCAAAACAATTTCCGAGTCTTACGATATCACAGCTGGGCCAAGATGTGACATGTGATTCATCCATTGGGCTGATTTGTAACAATAATGAGCAAGGTCTTCAACAAACCTGCTTTGACTACGAGATTAGAGTTAAATGTTGTGAATTTGTATGCACAACACCGACTTCAACCACCATAACAACAACAGGTCCTAAAACCACTACCCACAAACCAAGCTCTACTTCAACATCAACAGCTCCAGGTACAACTAAAACAACAACTCACacccctactacaactcaaaccacaACTTCCCAGCCTCCCACAACGTCATTCACAATAATAACAGGGACAATAACAAACCCAAAAACGGAACCCATTATCTGTTTTTGTCATTACGAACAAAAGTACTTCACTGTTG GCTCAGTTGTGTACAATGTCTCGGACCATGATGGATGGTGCTATATCGGAGTCTGCAACGATTCATGTCTAGTAGAATCAATTTCTACCCATTGTGGTACGACTCCCTCAACAACCCCTAAAACTACACATCTTCCAACAATATCACAGACAACGGAAATACCAACCACTAGTCAACAAAAAAACTGTGATCATGATATTCCTCCAAGAAAG AATGGAGACGTTTGGGTATATAATAAGTGCACCAACGCAACATGCGTCAACGGAACAGTTATATATGAACATGTACATTGTAAGACTCCGAAAGAAATAACATGTGAAAATAACCAACCTGCAGTCAAAGTTTATGATGATTCTGGATGCTGTTTCGACTACGTGTGCCAAT GTATCTGTTATGGCTGGGGAGACCCTCACTATGTTACTTTTGATGGAACGTACTATGGCTTCCAAGGAAATTGTTCATACATCTTGGTCAAAGAAATCCTGCCAAAGTACAacttcagtgttgtcattgATAATTTTTACTGCGATGCCCGAGATGGACTTTCCTGTCCTCAGTCACTGACTGTTTATTATCAGTCTTATGAGATATTCATGACCAAGAAGGATGTTGATGGAGTTTTCACAAACCTG aATTATGTCAATGGGAAACAAATCATCCCAGCATATCAGACCAAGGATTTCCGCATCACAGACAATGGAATTGAAACACTTGTGGTAATACCAACAATCGATGCCAAGATTTCTTTCACTGGTATGATGTTTGCCATATACCTGCCCTGGAACATTTTTAGCTACAACACTGAAGGACAGTGTG gtacatgtgacaacaacaGGACAGATGACTGCCTCTTGCCAAATGGGACAATCGATTCATCTTGTCCTGACATGGCACACTACTGGCATGTTGCAGaccaaaataacagtcagtgcAATCCACCACCAGTTATTGTTCCAACCAAACCACCAGCTTGCGTTCCATCCATTTGTGATGTCATTGAAAGCGA TGTCTTTGAGCAGTGCCATGGTTTGGTGGACCACAGGCCATTTGTTGAGGGATGCCATTTTGATGTGTGTCATATTGGTGAGATCACCATTGGCTGCACCAGCATTCAGGCCTATGCTGACGAATGTGCCCATGCAGGAGTCTGTATTGACTGGAGAATTTCAACAAATGGAACATGTG ATTTTACATGTCCGAAACACAAGGTTTATCAGGCCTGCGGTCCACAAGTTGAGCCAACCTGTAATGTTGG GTACAATGTAAAATTCATACAGACGCATAATGAATTCAGCAAAATGGAAGATATTAGATGGGGTGGATGCTATTGCCCTCCGGGTACCATTCTGAAGAGTCCCAGCTCGAATACCTGTATCTCCAACTGCG ATATATGCATATTGCCTAATGGAGAATGGAAAGAG GCTAATGACACCTGGGTGAGTGGCTGccaggaatgtgtgtgtgacgaAAACCTTCTGGAAATACAGTGCAATCAACTACCATGTGAACAACAGCCTGCTCTTACCTGTAATCAGGAGGGCGAGGTTGTTGTTGTAGAAACGGTTAATTGCTGTCCACAGGAGAAATGCG aATGTGATACCAAAAGATGCTCTTCTTCCAACTTAACTTGCTCAGTTGGATTTGAGAGAGACATGACTATGGGACCATGTTGCCCAATATATCAATGTG TGCCGAAGGATGTCTGCGTGTCTAATAATACTGAATATCAG CCAGGGGCCAATGTTCCCATGGGCAACTGTCAGACTTGTGTTTGTGGTGACAAGGTTGATGCCACAACTAATCAACGTATCATTGAGTGTAAGCCAACTGAATGTGATCATACGTGTCCACAG GGCTATGAGTATCAAGCCATGTCTGAACAGTGTGGTGGAAAGTGTGTACAGACCAGCTGTGTGGTTAGGCTGCGAGATAATACCACTCACACTATTCAG CCTGGATCCATTTGGACACCACCTGGAGACAAGTGTCTAAGATTCGAATGTGTAAAGATTATTGACCAACTCATCACAATGGAGGTTCAGACTGTCTGCCCTGACTTCAACTCTGAAGATTGCATACCT gGCACTGAAGTCATTGCTCCAGATAACTGCTGCCATCACT GTACTTCAAAAACTAAGTCGTGCAGTGTTACAAACAGCAAAGTGTTCCTATTCAAGAATGGCTGCAAGTCAGTAAACGAAGTGGAAATAACAACTTGTGGTGGATCCTGTGGCACATATGCCAT GTATTCTCCTGAGGCCAACACAATGGAACGCTCTTGTTCCTGCTGTTTGGAAGTATCCACCACCAAGAAGGAAGTGGAAATGATCTGCCCTGATGGAACAAAGTTCAATCACTCCTATTTGCACATTGAAAATTGTGGCTGCCAGAGGACAGCATGTGGGACCCCAGAGGTGACACCAGTCACAAGTCTCAATGCAGGATAG